TGCCGACGGTGAAGAGCTCGGCGGGGCGCCCACCGGAGGTGCTGGGTGAAGACTTCTTTCCCGTGGGTTCAAGAAACCCGTCTACCTGTAAGACGCTGCGTTGAAAGTTTCCGGGGTCGAGTTTTGCGTAACTGGTTTCTTCGTTTTGCATTAAATAGCTCAGTGAAGTTTTTTCAGCGAGTGGTGCTTCGCTTTTGAGAGGTTGCGTGGCGAGGTGGAGGGCCACCGGGGCAGCGACGGGTTGAAAAGAATGTGGCCTAGCCGACTTGAGTTCAAAAGGTTTTGAGGCCGGGCCTCTCAAGTCGTCGTGTTCTTTGGCCCCCGCCAGGTATTTTTCGGTGTCTCGCCAGATGATGTCGTAGGTCGAGCGGAGTTGGGCAATAGTAAATTCTTCTGGGCAAAATTGGGTGGCCAGGGGAGTGTAGGAGATTTTGTTCCGCAGTCGTTCAACGGCGTCGGTGAGGATTTTTCGGTGGTCAAAGGCCAG
Above is a window of Acidimicrobiia bacterium DNA encoding:
- a CDS encoding NUDIX hydrolase; protein product: MYPCSVTNTSYNSSDYPDFAVTVDLLIFSVINKTLRILLIQRDEDPFRYSWALPGGFVHEEENLESAAWRELAEETGIANKVGHLEQLRTYGDAGRDPRMRVVSVAYFAAEYDLPEPQGGGDAKYAEHVPIVEIPNKSIKLAFDHRKILTDAVERLRNKISYTPLATQFCPEEFTIAQLRSTYDIIWRDTEKYLAGAKEHDDLRGPASKPFELKSARPHSFQPVAAPVALHLATQPLKSEAPLAEKTSLSYLMQNEETSYAKLDPGNFQRSVLQVDGFLEPTGKKSSPSTSGGRPAELFTVGNLDQLSPPIRPKKPSK